Part of the Halorussus sp. MSC15.2 genome, ACCGATGTTGATGACGCCGCTCTTCTCGGCGAAGATGCCGCCGAGCGCGGCGAACGCGATGGGCACCGTGAGCCGAAGCACCGACCTGACGTAGTTGGCGTCCACGATGCGGACGATTTCGGAGACCGGACTCTCGGGGAAGAACAGTTCGACCGCGACCAACGCGAGGGCGGCCAGAACCGCGATACCTCCGAGCCACCGTCGCTTCTGCGAGGGGTCGGCGTAACTCATCTATCGTCACCTCCTTGGTCGCCGTCGGCACTTCCGCCTGTCGTCTCGCCCGCACCGTCGGTGGCGACCGAGGGTCGCTCGTCGCCGAACCGGAACCGCGCGCCGACCATCCGGAAGAACTCGGGCATGGCGACGAACAGGATGATGAGACCGCGCAGGACCCCGACCAACTGCTTGGGGACCGAAAGCTGGAACTCGATGGCTAAACTGCCGGTCTTGAGCGCACCGAACAGCAGTGCGGCCGGAATCACCCCGAGCGGGTTGTTCCCCGCGAGGATGGAGACGGTGATGCCGTCGAAACCCAACGACGGGATGCCCGTCCGCCAGCGCGAGGCGACCATCAGGACGTACACCGCGCCGCCGATACCGCCGATTGCGCCCGACAGCGCCATGCTCGACACCATCGTCCGCTTGGCGTCGACACCGCCGTACTCGGCGGCCTCGGGTTGGACGCCGCTCGTTCGGAGGTCGTACCCGAACGCGGTCCCGTTGAGCATCCAGTAGATGCCGCCAGCGAGGGCGAGCGCGCCGACCAGCGCGACCATCGAGAACACCGTCGTATCGAAGAACACCGGGCGAAGTTGCGCGAAGGCCGGAATCGCCCGCGTCTGGACGGTCTGGCTGTCCGGGTCCTTGAACACCTCCGAGACGAGCGTGAACGCGATGCCGGACGCCACGAAGTTGAGCATGATGGTCGTGATGACCTCGTTCGCACCGGCGTAGGCCTTCAGTGCGCCCGGAATCGCACCCCAAATTCCGCCGACGAGCGCGCCCGCGAGCAGGCCGACCGAGACGAGAATCAGCGCGCCCGCGATGCCCGCGGGGACGACGGCGCGACCCAGAGGACCGCCAGCGCGGTTCCGAGCGCGCCCAACACGAGTTGCCCCTGCGTCCCGATGTTGAACATCCCGGCCCGGAACGACACCGCGACTGCCAGCCCCGTGAACAGGAGCAGCGTCGTCTCCTTGAGCGTGATGGCGACGTTGTACGGCGGCCACACCGCGCCGACGAGCAGGACCCGATACACCGCGACCGGGTCGTAACAGAACGACCGACGCCCGACGCGGCGAAGAACGGACTTTCACAAGTCGCCACCCAACCGGAGACGAGGATGACCAGCGCGCCGACGACCACCGACAGCACGAGCGCCGCGAGGCTGATGAGGATGCGCTCGGCCGCGGAGGCGTCCACGAGTCGCGCCAGCGCCCGGTCGGCCCGGCCCTGCCACGAGTCGTCGGGGTTCGGGTCGGCGCGTTTGTCGTCGGAGTCGCTCATCGCTCACCCCCGACAGCGTCGGCGATGCTGGGCGCGTTCTCGGGGTGTTCGCCCGCCATCAGCAGGCCGAGTTCCTCCTCGGTCACGCGGTCGGGGTCGACCACGTCCATGATTTCACCCTCGTACATCACGCCGAGGCGGTCCGAGAGCTGTTGGACCTCGTCCAACTTCGAGGAGACGAGCAGGATGGTCTTGCCCTCGCGCCGCAAGTCGAGGATGCGCTCGTGGATGAACTCGATGCTCCCCACGTCCACTCCGCGGGTCGGATGCGAGGCGACTACCACTTCGGGGTCGCGGGCGAACTCCCGTCCGACCACGAACTTCTGCTGGTTGCCGCCCGACAGCGACTCGGACTCCGCGTCCGGGTTCGGCGGGCGTACGTCGTACTCCTCAATGATTTCCTCGGCGTGGTCGCGGGTGTGCCCCCAGTCGATGCGACCTTTCTCGGCGAACTCGGACGTGTGTTGGCTCCCGAGCAGGCCGTTCTCCACGAGGTCGAACTCCATCACGAGACCGCGCTCCTGCCGGTCCTCGGGGACGTACGCCATCCCCGCGTCGATTCGCTCGCGCCGCGAGAGGTCGGTCACGTCCCGTCCGTAGAGCGAGACCGACCCCGATTCGGGCGTGGCGAGACCGGTAATCGCCTCGACGAGTTCCGACTGGCCGTTGCCGTCCACACCGGCGATGCCGAACACTTCGCCCTCCCGGGCGGTGATATCGACGCCGCTGACCTGCTCGACGCCCCGGTCGTCGGTGACCCGCAGGTTCGACACCGACAGTCCCACCTCGCCCGGTTCGACCGGTTCCTTGTCGGCCTCCAGCAGGACCTCCCGCCCGACCATCAGTTCCGCGAGTTCCTCTCGACTCGTCGCGTCGGCGTCCACCGTCCCGACGTTCCTGCCGTCTCGGAGGACCGTGATGTCGTCGGCCGACTCCATCGCCTCGCCGAGTTTGTGCGTGATGAAGATGATGGTCTTGTCCTCGGCGGCGAGTTCGTCGAACACCTCGAAGAGGTCCTCGACCTCCTGCGGCGTGAGGACAGCAGTCGGTTCGTCCAGAATCAACACGTCGGCACCGCCGTACAGAGCTTTCAGGATTTCGACTCGCTGTTGCACGCCCACGCTCACGTCCTCGATGCGGGCGGTGGGGTCGACGTCGAACCCGTAGCGCTCGCTCAGTTCCCTGACGTCTCGCTCCGCCTGCGCGCGGTCCATGGCCAGTCCGCCCCACTTCCGGGGTTCGTGGCCGAGGACGATGTTCTCGGCCGTGGTCAGGGTGTCGACTAGCATGAAGTGCTGATGAATCATCCCGACGCCCGCGTCGATAGCGTCGCGCGGCGTGTCGAACGTACGAGGCTCCCCGTGGAGATGGACGGTACCCCCCTCGGGCTGGTAGAGACCGTACAGGACGTTCATCAGCGTCGTTTTCCCCGCGCCGTTCTCGCCGAGCAGGGCGTGGACAGTTCCCTCCTCGACTTCGAGGTCGACCTCGTCGTTGGCGACGACCCCGGGGAATCGCTTGGTGATTCCCTCGAGATGGACGGCTACGCTCATTCTTAGTCGGTGTTCTCGGCCTTCCCGCTTAAGATGCGCGGATTGCCGGAGGAACCCTTAGATAAAATACGTGTTCGGGCGGACGGTCCCGTGTTCTCACAGTGGCTACTGCGTGGTCGTGGTCGCCTGCCCGACTTGGGACGGCTTGGTCGGGACCGTAATCTCGCCGCTCACTATTCGCTGCTTGGACTGTTCGAGCGCCGACTTGACGTCCTGTGGAATCTCCGACGCGAGTTGCGACCCGTACACTGCTTCGACGCCGTTCTGTTGGAGTCCGAGTCTGTTGACGGCACCGCCTTGGAAATTACCGTTGACGACTCGCTTGACCGACTGGAACACCGCTTGGTCGACGTGTTTGACCATGCTGGCCAGAATCACGTCGGCGTAGTCCGGCAGGCTCTCGGACTGGTCGGCGTCCACGCCGATGGCGTACCGTCCCCTGCTCTGGGCCGCCTTGAACACGCCGGTCCCCGTCCCGCCCGCGGCGTGATAGATGATGTCCGCGCCGTTGTCGTACATCGAGTTGGCGATAGACTGGCCCTTCGCGGGGTCGCTCCACGCGCCCGCGTAGGCCGAGAGGACGTTTATGTCGGGGTTTGCGTGCTTGACTCCGGCGAGATACCCCGCTTCGAACTTCTTGATGAGCGGGACCTCCTTCCCGCCGACGAAGCCGACGGTCAGGTCGTCGTTGGTCTCGCCCGCACCGGCGCTGAAGTCCATGTCGGTCATCAGCCCCGCGAGGTGACCGACCTGAAACGACCCCTGATGTTCCTTGAACACGTAACTGGCGACGTTCG contains:
- a CDS encoding ABC transporter ATP-binding protein, with amino-acid sequence MSVAVHLEGITKRFPGVVANDEVDLEVEEGTVHALLGENGAGKTTLMNVLYGLYQPEGGTVHLHGEPRTFDTPRDAIDAGVGMIHQHFMLVDTLTTAENIVLGHEPRKWGGLAMDRAQAERDVRELSERYGFDVDPTARIEDVSVGVQQRVEILKALYGGADVLILDEPTAVLTPQEVEDLFEVFDELAAEDKTIIFITHKLGEAMESADDITVLRDGRNVGTVDADATSREELAELMVGREVLLEADKEPVEPGEVGLSVSNLRVTDDRGVEQVSGVDITAREGEVFGIAGVDGNGQSELVEAITGLATPESGSVSLYGRDVTDLSRRERIDAGMAYVPEDRQERGLVMEFDLVENGLLGSQHTSEFAEKGRIDWGHTRDHAEEIIEEYDVRPPNPDAESESLSGGNQQKFVVGREFARDPEVVVASHPTRGVDVGSIEFIHERILDLRREGKTILLVSSKLDEVQQLSDRLGVMYEGEIMDVVDPDRVTEEELGLLMAGEHPENAPSIADAVGGER
- a CDS encoding BMP family protein, whose protein sequence is MRGKHERRRRFLQLLGGAAAFGTTGFLQDDTTNIGMVYATGGLGDNSFNDMAHRGVQRAADEFAVEFQNAEPSSPSDVATLQRRFARSQNPDYELICCIGFVQAEALQRNAQRFSDQRFMVVDTVVEQPNVASYVFKEHQGSFQVGHLAGLMTDMDFSAGAGETNDDLTVGFVGGKEVPLIKKFEAGYLAGVKHANPDINVLSAYAGAWSDPAKGQSIANSMYDNGADIIYHAAGGTGTGVFKAAQSRGRYAIGVDADQSESLPDYADVILASMVKHVDQAVFQSVKRVVNGNFQGGAVNRLGLQQNGVEAVYGSQLASEIPQDVKSALEQSKQRIVSGEITVPTKPSQVGQATTTTQ